The genome window CCGGTACGGATATCTTGAGCATCGCAACGGTAGGATGCAATCTGCATTGTCTGAATTGTCAAAATTGGGAGATTTCCCAAGAGAATCCTGAAAATGTGGCGGCGCAAGAGTTATTGCCGGAACAGTTGATTGCTCTTGCCCAAAAATTTGGCTGCCAGTCTATGGCATACACCTATACGGAGCCCCTCGTTTTTTATGAATACACCTTAGCGTGTTCCATGAAAGCACGGGAAGCGGGCTTGCGAAACATCCTTGTGACGGCGGGTTACCTCAATGAAGAACCGCTGCGCCGATTATTTGCCTATGTTGACGGCGCTCAGATTGATATAAAAGCCATGTCAGAATCTTTTTATCAGGATGTCTGCGACGCTTCTTTGGGGCCCGTTTTGAATGCCTGCGTTTTGGCAAAAGAAATGGGATTGCTTTTGGAAGTGACCAATCTGGTTATTCCAACGCTCAACGATAGCGAAGCTGATTTGCGGCGCCTTACCCGTTGGATTGTGTCCCACTTGGGAGCTGATACACCGCTGCATTTTTCACGGTTTCACCCCCAATACCGCATGCAAAACTTGCCGCCTACACCGGCGGAAATATTGCAATTGGCACGAACGATTGCGCAAGAAGAGGGGCTTCATTATGTGTATATCGGTAACCTTTCTTTGCCCGATGCTGAAAACACCTATTGTCCTGAGTGTAACGCATTGCTTATAGAACGTCGTGGCTTTACCGTGATCAACAACAACCTTAAGGATGGAAAATGTTTCTGCGGAAAAGAGATTTACGGGTTGTGGCAGTAAGCCGCCGTATGTTTTTATCGCTGTCGGCGTTGCTGCTGGTGCCGCTGCGTAAAAAAAAGATGCGCGCCTTGTCTCAACCGCTTCAAAGATCGGACACAGGATATCCTTATCCCGGCCCGATAAAAAGAATCGATGAACAGGAAATGAAGCGTCCATCAACTTGGGCGGGGTAAGGGGATGGGCGCTTGTCTTGAAGGAAAGGAGCCTTAGATGCGACACAGATCTTTTAATAAGGCATGGTCTTTACGCATGCCGTTTTGCTTCGTTATTATCGGCGTATTACTGTATTTTTTCGCTGCAGGATTGACTCACAATAACGCGTTGGCAACACAGGAGATTCCAATACCTATGAAATCGGTCGAATCAAAAAAGAGTATGACCTCCCCTTTGGCGGGTACGTGGTATAGCGGCAATAAATCACTCTTAAAATCGGAGATAGAAGAATGTCTGGCGTCGGCAGACAGCAGCCCCTTATCATCCGTACAGGCGTTGATTGTGCCCCATGCGGGATACCGATATTCCGGCGCTGTGGCAGCGACGGCTTATCGAAAAGTTGCAGACCGATCTTTCAAGCGTGTCATTGTTATGGGGCCGTCCCACCGCTTTGCCCTGCGCAACGCTGCTCATGTCTCTGATTTAACGCATGTCGTCACGCCTTTGGGTGAGGTCGCTTTGGATGTGGAAGCGTGCGACGCCCTGCGAAAGCATCCACAGTTTCAGGTAGTCCCCGGTGTAGATGAACAAGAACATAGTGTGCAGATACAGTTTCCCTTGTTGCAGGAGGCGCTGTCTGATTTCAAAGTCGTGCCCGTTGTGGTGGGGCAACTGGATAATGCTGCAGTGGCGGCCATGGCTAAAGCTCTGTTGGAAATTACCGATGATCAAAGCTTGGTCGTTGTAAGTACAGACTTTACCCATTACGGCGCGAATTACGGGTATGTTCCCTTTGATACGGATATTGATAGTAATTTGGAGCAATTGGATCTTGGCGCTTGGGAAAAAATAGGTGATAAGGACGGTGCGGGCTTTAACGCTTATGTGGAGAAGACAGGCGCAACGATTTGCGGGCGTTATCCCATTTTGATCCTTTTATCCATGTTGCCTGATCCGGCAGCCGGGCACTTGTTCGAATACAATACTTCCGGGCGCATGACCCAAGATACATCCATGTCGGTCAGCTATTTGTCGGCTGCATTCACCGGCTCTTGGAATAACTCGAAACACGTTGCCGAAAATGATAAAGAGGTCGAGCGTAGCCTTTCCGAAGAGGATAAAAGGGTATTGCTTCGCCTTGCGCGAAAAGCCTTGGAAAGCTTTGTAACCACAGGCACAATGCCTACCGTGGAAAGCCTTGGTATCACGGTGACACCGGGGATGCAACAACAGATGGGCGCCTTTGTCACGCTCACCATCAACGGACGATTGCGCGGCTGCATCGGCGAGATCGTTCCTCATCGTCCGCTTTATGAGGCGGTGTTGGAACGCGCTATTGACGCAGGTATCAACGACCATCGTTTCCCACGGGTAAGCGAGAAAGACTTGCCCTTGCTCCATTATGAAATATCTGCTTTGACGCCGCCCCGTCCTGTTTCCACCTATTGGGATATTGAGTTGGGCAAGCATGGCATGGTCATGAGAAAAGACGGATACAGCGCAGTTTTTTTGCCGCAGGTCGCCCCTGAACAAGGCTGGACTTTGGAAGAAACACTCACGAATCTTTCCTTGAAAGCAGGACTCAGACAAGATGCTTGGAAAGAAGGCGCTTCTTGGACCGTTTTTGAAGCGATTGTTTTTGAAGAAGAACATTAGAGTATGTGCGTCAAAAGAACAGCCAACGCCTTCCCTTTACTGGGGCTGGGGTTCTTTTCCTTAGTCGCGCAATCCTTACTTTTTCGCGATGTCTTTTCTGCCTTTGAATACAATGAATTGATGGTTGCCGCCTTCTACAGCAGCTGGCTGTTGTGGGTCGGTATCGGCGCATGGTTTGGCCGGTGGGAATTCCTATTTCCCACGAAGCATTCCTTTTTCTTCCCCTTGGCGCTCCTTGCTTATATTCCCGCTTTCCTTTTGCAGCACGTGTTGACGATCAACGTCCGATCCTTTGCCGGTGTTCAGGCTTATGAGCTGTTCCCGTTAACGCGGATGTTGGGA of Candidatus Hydrogenedentota bacterium contains these proteins:
- the amrS gene encoding AmmeMemoRadiSam system radical SAM enzyme; the protein is MTVQCDLCPKACIIAPGQSGECRIRVNIDGRLVAVSYGHPCAVHLDPVEKKPIFHFLPGTDILSIATVGCNLHCLNCQNWEISQENPENVAAQELLPEQLIALAQKFGCQSMAYTYTEPLVFYEYTLACSMKAREAGLRNILVTAGYLNEEPLRRLFAYVDGAQIDIKAMSESFYQDVCDASLGPVLNACVLAKEMGLLLEVTNLVIPTLNDSEADLRRLTRWIVSHLGADTPLHFSRFHPQYRMQNLPPTPAEILQLARTIAQEEGLHYVYIGNLSLPDAENTYCPECNALLIERRGFTVINNNLKDGKCFCGKEIYGLWQ
- the amrB gene encoding AmmeMemoRadiSam system protein B gives rise to the protein MRHRSFNKAWSLRMPFCFVIIGVLLYFFAAGLTHNNALATQEIPIPMKSVESKKSMTSPLAGTWYSGNKSLLKSEIEECLASADSSPLSSVQALIVPHAGYRYSGAVAATAYRKVADRSFKRVIVMGPSHRFALRNAAHVSDLTHVVTPLGEVALDVEACDALRKHPQFQVVPGVDEQEHSVQIQFPLLQEALSDFKVVPVVVGQLDNAAVAAMAKALLEITDDQSLVVVSTDFTHYGANYGYVPFDTDIDSNLEQLDLGAWEKIGDKDGAGFNAYVEKTGATICGRYPILILLSMLPDPAAGHLFEYNTSGRMTQDTSMSVSYLSAAFTGSWNNSKHVAENDKEVERSLSEEDKRVLLRLARKALESFVTTGTMPTVESLGITVTPGMQQQMGAFVTLTINGRLRGCIGEIVPHRPLYEAVLERAIDAGINDHRFPRVSEKDLPLLHYEISALTPPRPVSTYWDIELGKHGMVMRKDGYSAVFLPQVAPEQGWTLEETLTNLSLKAGLRQDAWKEGASWTVFEAIVFEEEH